Within Porites lutea chromosome 2, jaPorLute2.1, whole genome shotgun sequence, the genomic segment atagaattattatttttgtctcTGCAGTATTTTCTCATTTGTTTTTAACACAGGAAAGAAATGTGGTACATCAGACTTCGAGGAGTGATCATATCCAGTCTGTATTCCATGGCTTACACAGTTTCACCACTCGCTGTTTTCGTCTCTACTGTGGTACTGATAGCAGCAGGAGAGCAAATCACTGCCTTTAAATTATTTACCATTGTCACAACCTTCAACGTTATTAATTTCTCCGTCTCTATTGCTATGGGATTCTTACTACCTCTGGTTACTGAAGCAAACAGTGCTATCAATCGGATCGAGAAATTCTTGTCTGGAACATACACCGAGACGAAGGTCACATTTGCCTCTCAGCGTGGCCCATATGGATTCCTTACCTTGAGTCTAAAGGATGTAGCAACAGCTGTAAGACAAGAGAACGTCAAAGATGAAAAAGCTAAATTAGTTTCCATTTTTAGTAAAGACACTATTCTAGGTGCTGAAACAAAGGATCTGACACTGGTGAGTGTTTCTGCATCTTGGGACAGATCCGAAGAAAGGATGGCTTTGAAGGATATTTCATTGTCTTTGAGCAATGGAGAAATGATGGCCATAACTGGATCAGTTGGAAGTGGAAAGTCGTCCCTTTTAATGGCTATACTTGGCGAGCTACCTGCCGTTAATGGAACAATATCGTTCAGTGGAACAATTGCCTACGTCCCACAGATTCCTTGGATTTTCTCGGGAACTATTAGAGAGAACATTTTGTTTGGAAGACCATTTCATGAAGCAACGTACTATAAAATACTTGACGTCTGTTGCATGCAAACGGACTTGAATAACTTCCCGTATGGTGATTTGACAGAAATAGGGAGCCGTGGTGTAAGCTTAAGTGGTGGTCAGCGAGTGCGTGTCAGTTTAGCACGCGCACTGTATTCGGATGCAGACTTGTATCTTTTGGATGATCCTCTTAGTGCAGTGGACTCTAAAGTAGGTAAACGTCTGTTTCAAAGGTGTATTTGTGGATTTCTGTCTGGTAAAACCCGCGTTTTCGTGACGCACCAGTTACACTACTTAACACATGTAGATAACGTCACCATCTTAAGTAAGGGTAGAATGGTGCTAGAGGATGCCAGTGTTCCAAAGGCGGACGCAAATAGCTCGAAATTTGATCAGTGCGATGTAAATAAACCTGAAATTTTAGGAGATAATATTCCTGATCAGTCGTTAGAGGCTGTTTTCGCTGATGGGGAAACTCAAGATTTAGGGGAAGACGAGGAAGACAGAAATACAGGGACCATAACTTGGAGGCTCTACTGGAACTACCTCAGGACGGCTTATTCTACTCCAGTGGTACTTTGTCTAATCCTCGTTGTTCTTGGGATGAAAGGTATTAACAAAGAAGGTTTTGTATAAAATGATGAGGTACACATTAatcttttcacattttattgACTTTCTTTAAATCAACCGCAGCTGAACGGGTTATGTTACGTTGTATTGAACTATTGAACAGTTTTGGGACGTCAATTGTATCTTTTACGTTATCTTTTCATTGGCTATTACGACGATATACAGGAAACAGGCCAAAATACCCCTCTAAGACATTCTCACAGTGCACTTCGGCACAACACCGAACCTCATAATGTCCAATTGTCACCAACTATACAGCTGTGTTTCAGTACCTTGGGTCAGTCTGCTAGCAGGCCTAGGGCCTTTACCTGGAAGATGCCGACGAAGTTAAAGTAAATTAAATAGACTTATTGCAGTgcttgactttttttttaattgaattttttCTTGTGCTGATCTTTATAGTGCTGTTGTTAATGTCATACTGGTGGGCATCACAAGTCGCAGAAATGCCTCAAGAGCAGCAAAGTTCATCAAGGACATTAGGCATTTATGGAGGTTTGGTCGGTTCATCTGTTTTGGCCAATGCCATCTCCTCATATCTAGTTTACTGGACACTTCTCGAAGCTTCCGAGAAACTACACAACAAGATGGTCCTTTCAGTCATAAAGGCGCCTCTGCTTTACTTTGACAAAACTCCTGTGGGACGCATTTTAAATCGGTTTTCCAAAGACATTGGCAGCATCGATGATATCCTTCCTCCCAAATTCCTGACCTCGATAGAAGTCAACTTATTTTCAATAAGCATTATTCTTATGCCTCTTGCAACAAACGTTTGGCTTATTCTAATTGCGGTTCCTCTTGTTTTAATTGCGTTTTACTTCGTACGCTATTATTTAAAGTCGTCCAGGGAAATAAAGAGATTGGAAGCCATCACCTGTAGTCCTGTGTATTCGCACATTTCCGAGACAATTGCAGGACTCGAAATAATTCGTTCGTCACAGATGGAGGAGGAGTTTTTGAG encodes:
- the LOC140926629 gene encoding ATP-binding cassette sub-family C member 4-like produces the protein MWYIRLRGVIISSLYSMAYTVSPLAVFVSTVVLIAAGEQITAFKLFTIVTTFNVINFSVSIAMGFLLPLVTEANSAINRIEKFLSGTYTETKVTFASQRGPYGFLTLSLKDVATAVRQENVKDEKAKLVSIFSKDTILGAETKDLTLVSVSASWDRSEERMALKDISLSLSNGEMMAITGSVGSGKSSLLMAILGELPAVNGTISFSGTIAYVPQIPWIFSGTIRENILFGRPFHEATYYKILDVCCMQTDLNNFPYGDLTEIGSRGVSLSGGQRVRVSLARALYSDADLYLLDDPLSAVDSKVGKRLFQRCICGFLSGKTRVFVTHQLHYLTHVDNVTILSKGRMVLEDASVPKADANSSKFDQCDVNKPEILGDNIPDQSLEAVFADGETQDLGEDEEDRNTGTITWRLYWNYLRTAYSTPVVLCLILVVLGMKVLLLMSYWWASQVAEMPQEQQSSSRTLGIYGGLVGSSVLANAISSYLVYWTLLEASEKLHNKMVLSVIKAPLLYFDKTPVGRILNRFSKDIGSIDDILPPKFLTSIEVNLFSISIILMPLATNVWLILIAVPLVLIAFYFVRYYLKSSREIKRLEAITCSPVYSHISETIAGLEIIRSSQMEEEFLRRLFKYQDENTSALMMVITSTQWLKIRVICLCSLMIAAAGFGAILVTQSPALAGISLAFLVESTENVDYGFRVASEVENLMTSVERVMTYTKLDAEVGYSSEIHPPDSWPKKGTIHIKDLSFRYTESWPLVLKDINLFIADKEKVGVVGRTGAGKSSLVASLLRMPDPEGKVLIDGVDIGAINLQAARRSMAVIAQDPVLFGGSLRRNLDPFSRYTDMELWTALEEVQLKGMVEELPGQLYYQLKESGSNFSVGERQLVCLARALVYRSKIIIMDEATANVDFKTDRLIQEVIRHKFKDSTVLTIAHRLDTIMDYDKVLVLEGGRVMEFDKPDALIRNGGLFADLVKIASESKSRTL